The following proteins come from a genomic window of Sphaerisporangium rubeum:
- a CDS encoding phosphoglycerate kinase, whose translation MRTIDSLDVKGRRVLVRADLNVPLDGDVITDDGRIRASIPTITELAERGARVIVCAHLGRPKGKVAPQFSLAPVAARLGELLGRPVRFADDVAGESARSVVTALGDGEVALLENLRFEAGEESKDDAARGAFADKLAGLAELYVGDGFGAVHRKHASVYDVPRILPHAAGGLVVAEVEVLKKLTEDTERPYAVVLGGAKVSDKLGVIANLLTKVDRLIIGGGMAYTFLAAQGHEVGNSLLQADQIDQVRGFIAEADKRGVELVLPVDIVAATHFAEDASHEVVEATAIPADREGLDIGPKTRELFTAKLADAKTIFWNGPMGVFEFDAFSGGTRAVAEALIASEGFTVVGGGDSAAAVRKLGLPEDGFSHISTGGGASLEYLEGKTLPGLAALED comes from the coding sequence ATGCGCACCATCGACTCACTCGACGTCAAGGGTCGGCGCGTCCTGGTGCGCGCCGACCTCAACGTCCCTCTCGACGGGGACGTCATCACCGACGACGGCCGCATCCGCGCGTCGATCCCGACCATCACCGAGCTGGCCGAGCGCGGCGCGCGGGTGATCGTCTGCGCTCACCTCGGCCGTCCCAAGGGCAAGGTCGCTCCGCAGTTCTCCCTGGCGCCGGTCGCCGCGCGCCTCGGCGAGCTGCTCGGCCGTCCGGTGCGCTTCGCCGACGACGTCGCCGGCGAGTCCGCGCGCTCGGTCGTCACCGCGCTCGGCGACGGAGAGGTCGCCCTGCTGGAGAACCTCCGCTTCGAGGCCGGCGAGGAGTCCAAGGACGACGCGGCGCGCGGCGCGTTCGCCGACAAGCTGGCGGGTCTCGCCGAGTTGTATGTCGGCGACGGCTTCGGCGCGGTGCACCGCAAGCACGCCAGCGTGTACGACGTGCCGCGCATCCTGCCGCACGCGGCCGGGGGCCTGGTCGTGGCCGAGGTCGAGGTCCTGAAGAAGCTCACCGAGGACACCGAGCGGCCGTACGCCGTGGTGCTCGGCGGCGCCAAGGTCTCCGACAAGCTCGGTGTGATCGCCAACCTGCTCACCAAGGTCGACCGGCTGATCATCGGTGGCGGCATGGCGTACACCTTCCTGGCGGCCCAGGGCCACGAGGTCGGCAACTCCCTGCTGCAGGCCGACCAGATCGACCAGGTGCGCGGCTTCATCGCCGAGGCCGACAAGCGCGGCGTGGAGCTCGTGCTGCCGGTCGACATCGTGGCCGCCACCCACTTCGCCGAGGACGCCTCCCACGAGGTCGTCGAGGCCACCGCGATCCCCGCGGACCGCGAGGGCCTGGACATCGGCCCGAAGACCCGCGAGCTGTTCACGGCCAAGCTGGCCGACGCCAAGACGATCTTCTGGAACGGCCCCATGGGGGTGTTCGAGTTCGACGCGTTCTCCGGCGGCACCCGTGCCGTGGCCGAGGCGCTCATCGCCTCCGAGGGCTTCACCGTCGTCGGCGGCGGCGACTCGGCGGCCGCCGTGCGCAAGCTCGGCCTCCCCGAGGACGGCTTCTCCCACATCTCGACCGGTGGCGGGGCCAGCCTCGAATACCTTGAGGGCAAGACCCTTCCCGGACTCGCGGCGCTGGAGGACTGA
- a CDS encoding RNA polymerase-binding protein RbpA → MGSGNAIRGSRVGAGPMGEAERGEAAPRVRVSFWCANMHETRPSFASDAAVPEYWDCPRCGLPAGQDETAPPAPPRNEPYKTHLAYVKERRSDTDGAAILAEALERLRNNSRPTW, encoded by the coding sequence GTGGGCAGTGGCAACGCGATCCGTGGAAGCCGTGTCGGCGCAGGTCCGATGGGGGAGGCCGAGCGTGGCGAGGCCGCGCCTCGCGTCCGGGTCTCGTTCTGGTGCGCCAACATGCACGAGACGCGCCCGAGCTTCGCGAGCGACGCGGCCGTCCCCGAGTACTGGGACTGCCCGCGGTGTGGCCTCCCCGCAGGTCAGGACGAGACGGCCCCGCCGGCCCCGCCGCGCAACGAGCCGTACAAGACCCACCTCGCCTACGTGAAGGAGCGGCGCAGCGACACCGACGGCGCCGCCATCCTCGCCGAGGCCCTGGAGCGGCTGCGCAACAACAGCCGCCCCACCTGGTAG
- the gap gene encoding type I glyceraldehyde-3-phosphate dehydrogenase — MSIRVGINGFGRIGRNFWRAVAASGKDIEVVAVNDLTDNATLAHLLKYDSILGRLPYEVKSTADEITVDGKAIKAFAERDPAKLPWGDLGVDVVVESTGLFTDAAKARVHADNGAKKVIISAPAKGEDITIVMGVNDDKYDAASHTIISNASCTTNCLAPMAKVINDTFGIEKGLMTTIHAYTQDQNLQDGPHKDLRRARAAALNIVPTSTGAAKAIGLVLPELKGKLDGFALRVPIPTGSATDLTVELKREATVDEVNAALKAAAEGPLRGILTYTEDEIVSADIVTDPASCIFDSGLTRVIGNQLKVVGWYDNEWGYSNRLGDLVELVGTQL, encoded by the coding sequence GTGAGCATCCGCGTAGGCATCAACGGCTTCGGCCGCATCGGCCGCAACTTCTGGCGAGCCGTGGCCGCGAGCGGCAAGGACATCGAAGTCGTCGCGGTCAACGACCTGACCGACAACGCCACGCTGGCCCACCTGCTGAAGTACGACAGCATCCTCGGCCGCCTGCCCTACGAGGTCAAGAGCACGGCCGACGAGATCACGGTCGACGGCAAGGCGATCAAGGCGTTCGCCGAGCGCGACCCCGCCAAGCTCCCCTGGGGCGACCTCGGCGTCGACGTGGTCGTGGAGTCCACCGGCCTGTTCACCGACGCCGCCAAGGCCCGCGTGCACGCCGACAACGGCGCCAAGAAGGTCATCATCTCCGCCCCCGCCAAGGGCGAGGACATCACCATCGTGATGGGTGTCAACGACGACAAGTACGACGCGGCGTCGCACACCATCATCTCGAACGCGTCCTGCACCACCAACTGCCTGGCCCCCATGGCGAAGGTCATCAACGACACCTTCGGCATCGAGAAGGGCCTGATGACCACCATCCACGCCTACACCCAGGACCAGAACCTCCAGGACGGCCCGCACAAGGACCTGCGCCGCGCTCGCGCCGCCGCCCTCAACATCGTGCCGACCTCCACCGGCGCCGCCAAGGCGATCGGCCTGGTGCTGCCCGAGCTGAAGGGCAAGCTCGACGGCTTCGCGCTGCGCGTGCCGATCCCCACCGGCTCGGCCACCGACCTCACCGTGGAGCTCAAGCGCGAGGCCACCGTCGACGAGGTCAACGCCGCGCTCAAGGCCGCGGCCGAGGGCCCGCTGCGTGGCATCCTCACCTACACCGAGGACGAGATCGTGTCGGCCGACATCGTCACCGACCCGGCGTCCTGCATCTTCGACTCGGGCCTGACCCGGGTCATCGGCAACCAGCTCAAGGTCGTCGGCTGGTACGACAACGAGTGGGGCTACTCCAACCGCCTCGGCGACCTCGTCGAGCTGGTGGGCACCCAGCTCTGA
- a CDS encoding GNAT family N-acetyltransferase encodes MGFLRIRTTVDERPGRLASLAAALAAKGGNILGLSVQPDTDGTVDEFVADIPASAEAVRKALEAAGGRRVQVVPAAAHELTDEPTRALLLALRLRDMPWRLPEVLADLLRADDARWVYGTTEMSDLPDPTLLIVPVAPRRAIRLRRLGLPFTLTEAARAGAMVRLAQPPAQTVTAERGLVLPDGAEVQVRPLTPLYREAVRDLHDRCSPDSRRFRYFTAVPALPPRMFDRLCDRDQGHSLVAGHDGQVVALASLTFSPDPGIAEMAVLVEDRWQGLGLGRALVGMLLTEARDLGFAEVKATMLTDNTRMRRLLLSFGATLCHTEDPGVVEARIAAGAIVPSARQG; translated from the coding sequence ATGGGTTTCCTGCGGATCCGTACCACGGTGGATGAGCGGCCCGGCCGACTGGCGTCCCTGGCCGCCGCGCTGGCCGCCAAAGGCGGCAACATCCTAGGGCTCAGCGTGCAACCCGACACCGACGGCACCGTGGACGAGTTCGTCGCCGACATCCCGGCCTCGGCGGAGGCCGTGCGCAAGGCCCTTGAGGCCGCCGGCGGCCGGCGCGTCCAGGTCGTCCCCGCCGCCGCGCACGAACTGACCGACGAACCCACCCGCGCGCTGCTGCTCGCGCTGCGGCTGCGCGACATGCCGTGGCGGCTTCCCGAAGTGCTGGCCGACCTGCTGCGCGCCGACGACGCGCGCTGGGTGTACGGCACCACCGAGATGTCCGACCTGCCGGACCCGACGCTGCTCATCGTGCCGGTCGCCCCGCGCCGCGCCATCCGGCTGCGCCGCCTCGGCCTGCCGTTCACCCTCACCGAGGCGGCACGCGCCGGAGCCATGGTGCGTCTCGCGCAGCCCCCCGCGCAGACCGTCACGGCGGAGCGCGGCCTGGTGCTGCCGGACGGCGCCGAGGTGCAGGTGCGTCCCCTCACGCCGCTGTACCGCGAGGCGGTGCGCGACCTGCACGACCGCTGCTCCCCCGACTCGCGGCGGTTCCGCTACTTCACCGCCGTGCCGGCGCTGCCGCCGCGCATGTTCGACCGGCTCTGCGACCGCGACCAGGGCCACTCGCTGGTCGCCGGGCACGACGGCCAGGTGGTGGCACTCGCCAGCCTCACCTTCAGCCCCGACCCGGGGATCGCCGAGATGGCCGTGCTCGTCGAGGACCGCTGGCAGGGTCTCGGCCTCGGCAGGGCCCTGGTCGGCATGCTGCTCACCGAGGCACGCGACCTCGGGTTCGCCGAGGTCAAGGCCACCATGCTCACCGACAACACCCGCATGCGCCGTCTGCTGCTGTCCTTCGGCGCCACGCTGTGCCACACCGAGGACCCCGGCGTGGTGGAGGCCAGGATCGCGGCGGGTGCGATCGTTCCCTCCGCACGCCAGGGCTGA
- the rapZ gene encoding RNase adapter RapZ: MSGAGESEDSTFRQGSGGGAAEGAGGTADAGDTAFVIVTGMSGAGRSTAAKALEDLGWFVIDNLPPGMLFAMAEEAGRVQLDTDKVAAVVDVRSMAFTTDLNTAIEELEGRGVGVRVVFLEASDEELVRRFEAVRRPHPLQGDGRLVDGIARERGVLRDVRANADLVIDTTAHNVHELRGKIISFFGGEGRPGLRVNVLSFGFKYGLPVDADLVVDCRFLPNPHWVPELRPMTGLDAPVREYVLNQPGAKEFLDAYEEVVGVIAAGYVREGKGYATLAVGCTGGKHRSVAMAEQIGVRLRDRGMEVQVSHRDKGRE, encoded by the coding sequence ATGTCGGGGGCGGGTGAGTCCGAGGACAGCACGTTCCGGCAGGGATCCGGTGGTGGCGCCGCCGAGGGGGCCGGTGGGACGGCCGACGCCGGGGACACCGCGTTCGTGATCGTCACGGGGATGTCGGGGGCGGGGCGCAGCACGGCGGCCAAGGCTCTGGAGGATCTCGGCTGGTTCGTGATCGACAATCTGCCGCCTGGCATGTTGTTCGCCATGGCCGAGGAGGCGGGGCGGGTGCAGCTCGACACCGACAAGGTGGCGGCTGTGGTGGACGTGCGGAGCATGGCGTTCACGACCGACCTGAACACCGCGATCGAGGAGCTCGAAGGCCGCGGCGTCGGGGTGCGGGTGGTGTTCCTCGAGGCGAGCGACGAGGAGCTCGTCCGCAGGTTCGAGGCGGTGCGGCGTCCGCACCCGTTGCAGGGTGACGGCCGCCTGGTCGACGGCATCGCACGGGAGCGCGGGGTGCTGCGCGACGTCCGGGCCAACGCCGACCTGGTCATCGACACCACCGCTCACAACGTCCACGAGCTGCGTGGCAAGATCATTTCCTTCTTCGGTGGCGAAGGACGTCCCGGCCTGCGGGTCAACGTCCTGTCGTTCGGCTTCAAGTACGGACTCCCGGTGGACGCCGACCTGGTGGTCGACTGCCGTTTCCTCCCGAACCCGCACTGGGTTCCCGAGCTGCGGCCCATGACCGGCCTTGACGCTCCTGTACGCGAATACGTGCTCAACCAGCCCGGTGCCAAGGAGTTCCTCGACGCCTACGAGGAGGTCGTCGGTGTCATCGCGGCGGGTTACGTCCGTGAGGGCAAGGGCTACGCCACCCTCGCGGTCGGCTGCACCGGCGGCAAGCACCGCAGCGTCGCCATGGCCGAGCAGATCGGCGTGCGCCTGCGTGACCGGGGCATGGAGGTACAGGTGAGCCACAGGGACAAAGGCCGCGAGTGA
- a CDS encoding gluconeogenesis factor YvcK family protein: MEAGGPRVVAFGGGHGLYASLSALRRVTGTVTAVVTVADDGGSSGRLRRELGVLPPGDLRMALAALCGDDEWGRTWSEVVQHRFRSEGELHGHAVGNLLIVALWELLDDPVAGLDWVGRLLGAHGTVLPMASVPIDIEAEVELDGVVSIVRGQVACASTPGNVRSISLVPADPPACAEAVAAVRDADWVVLGPGSWFTSVLPHLMVPELAGALHSTAARRLVTLNLAPQPGETDGFSAEKHLQVLREHAPGLTIDVVLADPGAVGDGGELEEAVETLGGRLVLAEVAASDGSARHDARRLASVLDEIFREKR, from the coding sequence CTGGAGGCCGGAGGGCCGCGGGTCGTGGCGTTCGGTGGGGGACATGGGCTGTACGCGTCGTTGTCGGCGTTGCGGAGGGTCACCGGGACGGTGACGGCGGTTGTCACGGTCGCGGATGACGGGGGGTCGAGCGGGAGGTTGCGGCGGGAGCTCGGAGTGCTGCCTCCTGGGGATCTGCGGATGGCGCTGGCAGCGCTGTGCGGGGACGACGAGTGGGGGCGGACGTGGAGCGAGGTGGTCCAGCACCGGTTCAGGAGTGAGGGTGAGTTACACGGCCACGCGGTCGGGAACCTGTTGATCGTGGCGCTCTGGGAACTGCTCGACGACCCGGTGGCGGGGCTCGACTGGGTGGGGAGGCTGCTCGGAGCGCACGGCACGGTGCTGCCCATGGCCTCGGTGCCGATCGACATCGAGGCCGAGGTGGAGCTGGACGGTGTGGTCAGCATCGTGCGCGGCCAGGTGGCCTGCGCGAGCACACCGGGGAACGTGCGGTCGATCTCGCTGGTGCCGGCCGACCCGCCGGCGTGCGCGGAGGCCGTCGCGGCGGTCCGCGACGCCGACTGGGTGGTGCTCGGCCCCGGGTCGTGGTTCACCAGCGTGCTGCCGCACCTGATGGTGCCCGAGCTCGCCGGCGCGCTGCACAGCACCGCCGCGCGCAGGCTGGTCACACTGAACCTCGCGCCGCAGCCGGGGGAGACCGACGGCTTCTCCGCCGAGAAGCACCTGCAGGTGCTGCGCGAGCACGCGCCGGGCCTCACGATCGACGTGGTGCTCGCCGATCCCGGCGCGGTGGGGGACGGCGGCGAGCTGGAGGAGGCCGTGGAGACGCTCGGCGGCCGTCTCGTGCTGGCCGAGGTGGCGGCCTCCGACGGCTCCGCGAGGCACGATGCACGACGCCTTGCCTCGGTCCTGGACGAGATTTTCCGTGAGAAGCGTTGA
- the secG gene encoding preprotein translocase subunit SecG: protein MVIGISIALILASGLMVLLVLLHKGKGGGLSDLFGGGFTSSFGGSSVVERNLDRLTIITGAIWFVCIVALGLLLKP from the coding sequence GTGGTCATCGGAATCTCCATCGCCCTCATCCTGGCGAGCGGTCTCATGGTCCTGCTCGTGCTGCTCCACAAGGGCAAGGGTGGCGGCCTCTCGGATCTCTTCGGCGGTGGGTTCACGTCGTCGTTCGGCGGATCCTCTGTGGTGGAACGCAACCTCGACCGGCTCACCATCATCACCGGCGCGATCTGGTTCGTCTGCATCGTCGCGCTGGGCCTGTTGCTGAAGCCGTAG
- a CDS encoding Rieske (2Fe-2S) protein — protein sequence MTEMETTRRAVMTGAGGAGLAVVLAACGGGATPADGGASAAPPAGDAAPSGDAAAGAAGGLAATADIPVGGGKVFKAEKVVVTQPAEGEFKAFDAICTHKQCPVGSVSDGSIICPCHNSRFSITDGSVQSGPAEQALAEKPIKVEAGTIALA from the coding sequence ATGACGGAGATGGAAACGACTCGGCGCGCGGTCATGACCGGCGCCGGTGGCGCGGGCCTCGCCGTGGTGCTCGCCGCGTGCGGCGGCGGCGCCACGCCGGCCGACGGTGGCGCCTCGGCGGCCCCTCCGGCCGGCGACGCGGCACCGTCCGGCGACGCGGCGGCCGGAGCCGCCGGAGGGCTGGCCGCCACCGCGGACATCCCCGTGGGTGGCGGCAAGGTCTTCAAGGCCGAGAAGGTCGTCGTCACCCAGCCGGCCGAGGGCGAGTTCAAGGCCTTCGACGCGATCTGCACCCACAAGCAGTGCCCGGTCGGCTCGGTGAGCGACGGCAGCATCATCTGCCCCTGCCACAACAGCCGGTTCAGCATCACCGACGGCTCCGTCCAGTCCGGCCCGGCCGAACAGGCCCTGGCCGAGAAGCCCATCAAGGTCGAGGCCGGCACCATCGCCCTGGCCTGA
- the tpiA gene encoding triose-phosphate isomerase, whose product MSGRTPLMAGNWKMNLNHLEAIALVQKLAFTLTDKDFDRTEVAVLPPFTDLRSVQTLVDGDKLRIVYGAQDVSVHDSGAYTGEIGGSMLAKLGCSYVLAGHSERREYHREDDQVVNAKVQAAYRHGVTPILCVGEGLPIRQAGGQVAYTLSQLDAGLNGVKTDQAKSVVVAYEPVWAIGTGEVATPDDAQEVCGAIRTRLAELYDAEVAAAVRILYGGSVKSGNIAGIMAQPDVDGALVGGASLDPVEFVKICRFGELSG is encoded by the coding sequence ATGAGCGGCCGCACCCCGTTGATGGCGGGCAACTGGAAGATGAACCTCAATCATCTCGAGGCCATCGCCCTGGTCCAGAAGCTGGCGTTCACGCTCACCGACAAGGACTTCGACCGCACCGAGGTGGCGGTGCTGCCGCCGTTCACCGATCTGCGCAGTGTGCAGACCCTGGTGGACGGCGACAAGCTCCGCATCGTGTACGGCGCGCAGGACGTGTCGGTGCACGACAGCGGCGCCTACACCGGCGAGATCGGCGGCTCGATGCTCGCCAAGCTCGGCTGTTCGTACGTGCTGGCCGGTCACTCCGAGCGGCGTGAGTACCACCGCGAGGACGACCAGGTCGTCAACGCCAAGGTGCAGGCCGCCTACCGGCACGGGGTAACGCCGATCCTGTGCGTCGGCGAGGGCCTGCCGATCCGCCAGGCCGGCGGCCAGGTGGCGTACACCCTCTCCCAGCTCGACGCGGGCCTGAACGGCGTGAAGACCGATCAGGCGAAGTCCGTCGTGGTGGCGTACGAGCCGGTGTGGGCGATCGGCACCGGTGAGGTCGCCACCCCCGACGACGCGCAGGAGGTCTGCGGGGCCATCCGCACGCGACTCGCCGAGCTGTACGACGCGGAAGTGGCCGCGGCCGTCCGTATCCTTTACGGTGGGTCGGTCAAGTCCGGCAACATCGCCGGCATCATGGCGCAGCCTGATGTCGACGGTGCTCTGGTCGGCGGCGCGAGCCTCGACCCGGTGGAATTCGTTAAGATCTGTCGATTTGGCGAATTGTCGGGCTAG
- the whiA gene encoding DNA-binding protein WhiA, whose product MAMTGVVKDELSRLAVLKPCCRKAEVSTLLRFASGLHLVGGRIVIEAELDTNATARRLIKDIGEVFGHKAEVMVLAPAGLRKGSRYVVRVYRDGEALARQTGLIDNHGRPVRGLPRQVVAGATCDAEAAWRGAFLAHGSLTEPGRSMSLEVTCPGPEAALALVGAARRLKIHAKAREVRGVDRVVVRDGDAISALLTRLGAHDSVLAWEERRMRREVRATAHRLANFDDANLRRSARAAVAAGARVQRALEILGEEAPEHLVIAGRLRVEHKQASLEELGQIADPPLTKDAIAGRIRRLLAMADKRASDLGIAATDANLTADMLAP is encoded by the coding sequence ATGGCCATGACGGGTGTGGTGAAGGACGAGCTGAGCCGGCTCGCGGTGCTGAAGCCTTGCTGCCGCAAGGCCGAGGTGTCGACGCTGTTGCGGTTCGCCAGCGGCTTGCACCTCGTGGGGGGCCGCATCGTCATCGAGGCGGAGCTGGACACCAACGCCACGGCCCGCCGCCTGATCAAGGACATCGGCGAGGTGTTCGGCCACAAGGCCGAGGTGATGGTGCTGGCCCCCGCCGGTTTGCGCAAGGGGTCGCGGTACGTCGTCAGGGTGTACCGCGACGGCGAGGCGCTGGCCCGGCAGACCGGCTTGATCGACAACCACGGCCGTCCGGTGCGCGGCCTGCCCCGGCAGGTCGTCGCGGGGGCGACCTGTGACGCCGAGGCGGCGTGGCGCGGTGCGTTCCTCGCGCACGGTTCGCTGACCGAGCCGGGCCGCTCGATGTCCCTTGAGGTCACCTGTCCCGGCCCTGAGGCGGCGCTGGCGCTGGTCGGCGCGGCCCGGCGGCTGAAGATCCACGCCAAGGCGCGCGAGGTGCGCGGGGTGGACCGCGTGGTGGTCAGGGACGGTGACGCGATCAGCGCGCTGCTCACCCGGCTCGGCGCGCACGACAGCGTGCTCGCCTGGGAGGAGCGCCGCATGCGCCGCGAGGTGCGCGCCACCGCGCACCGGCTCGCCAACTTCGACGACGCCAACCTGCGCAGGTCCGCCCGTGCGGCGGTGGCGGCGGGGGCACGGGTGCAACGCGCGCTGGAGATCCTCGGCGAGGAGGCTCCCGAGCATCTCGTCATCGCGGGCCGCCTGCGGGTGGAGCACAAGCAGGCGTCCCTGGAGGAACTGGGTCAGATCGCCGACCCGCCGCTGACAAAAGACGCCATAGCGGGCCGGATCCGGCGTCTTCTCGCCATGGCGGACAAGCGCGCCTCGGACCTCGGCATCGCCGCCACCGACGCCAATCTGACCGCCGACATGCTCGCTCCCTGA
- the uvrC gene encoding excinuclease ABC subunit UvrC — MSAGADSLSVVVRPANTPLSYRPEPGSVPESPGVYRFRDAHGRVIYVGKAKNLRQRLNSYFADFAGLHPRTQTMLTTAARVDWTVVGTEVEALQLEYSWIKEFDPRFNVKYRDDKSYPYLAVTMGEDFPRVQVLRGAKRKGTRYFGPYSHAWAIRETVDLLLRVFPIRTCSAGVFKRAGQIGRPCLLGYIDKCSAPCVGRVTPEEHRELAADFCDFMAGNTGRFIRRIERDMREAAAAEEFERAARLRDDVQALRRALEKQAVVLGEDTDCDVVALAEDPLEAAVQVFYVRGGRIRGQRGWVTGEIEEAGPGELVEHFLLQMYAEAAPEAVPREVLVPAMPPEAGALAELLGERRGGRVEVRVPRRGDKRTLLETVERNAKEALLQHKLRRASDLTTRSRALQEIADALGLDQAPLRIECYDVSHLQGDDVVASMVVFEDGLARKAEYRRFAIRGMAGQGDVASIYEVISRRFKRYLEERVAGGELDPEPIDPDTGRPRKFAYPPNLVVVDGGPAQVAAAQRALDELGVDDVAVSGLAKRLEEVWLPGDDQPVILPRSSEGLYLLQRVRDEAHRFAIAYHRAKRAKSVTESALDDIRGLGAARKQALLRHFGSVKRLRDATAEEIQQVPGIGRSTAETIVAALKGEST, encoded by the coding sequence GTGTCGGCGGGGGCGGATAGTCTTTCGGTTGTGGTCAGACCCGCGAACACCCCCCTGAGTTACCGGCCCGAGCCCGGCTCGGTTCCTGAGTCGCCAGGGGTCTACCGGTTCAGGGACGCTCATGGCCGGGTGATCTACGTCGGCAAGGCGAAGAATCTGCGGCAGCGGCTCAACTCCTACTTCGCCGACTTCGCCGGGCTGCATCCCCGCACCCAGACCATGCTCACGACGGCCGCGCGTGTCGACTGGACGGTGGTCGGCACCGAGGTCGAGGCGCTCCAGCTCGAATACTCCTGGATCAAGGAGTTCGACCCTCGCTTCAACGTCAAGTACCGCGACGACAAGTCCTATCCCTATCTCGCCGTCACCATGGGGGAGGACTTTCCCCGGGTCCAGGTCCTGCGCGGCGCCAAACGCAAGGGCACCCGCTACTTCGGTCCCTACTCCCACGCCTGGGCGATCCGCGAGACCGTCGACCTGCTGCTGCGGGTCTTCCCCATCCGCACCTGCTCGGCGGGGGTGTTCAAGCGCGCGGGCCAGATCGGCAGGCCCTGCCTGCTCGGCTACATCGACAAGTGCTCGGCCCCTTGCGTCGGCAGGGTCACCCCCGAGGAGCACCGCGAGCTGGCCGCGGACTTCTGCGACTTCATGGCCGGCAACACCGGCCGGTTCATCAGGCGCATCGAGCGCGACATGCGCGAGGCCGCGGCCGCCGAGGAGTTCGAGCGCGCGGCGCGGCTGCGCGACGACGTCCAGGCGCTGCGGCGGGCCCTTGAGAAGCAGGCCGTGGTCCTCGGCGAGGACACCGACTGCGACGTCGTGGCTCTCGCCGAGGACCCTCTGGAAGCCGCCGTCCAGGTGTTCTACGTGCGCGGTGGCCGCATACGCGGGCAGCGAGGCTGGGTGACCGGCGAGATCGAGGAGGCCGGCCCCGGCGAGCTGGTGGAGCACTTCCTGCTCCAGATGTACGCCGAGGCGGCCCCGGAGGCGGTGCCCCGTGAGGTGCTGGTGCCGGCCATGCCGCCGGAGGCCGGCGCGCTGGCCGAGCTGCTCGGTGAGCGCCGCGGCGGCCGGGTCGAGGTGCGGGTCCCCCGGCGCGGCGACAAGCGCACGCTGCTGGAGACGGTCGAGCGCAACGCCAAGGAGGCCCTGCTCCAGCACAAGCTGCGCCGGGCCAGCGACCTCACCACCCGCAGCAGGGCCCTGCAGGAGATCGCCGACGCGCTCGGCCTCGACCAGGCGCCGCTGCGCATCGAGTGCTACGACGTGTCCCACCTGCAGGGTGACGACGTGGTCGCCTCCATGGTCGTCTTCGAGGACGGGCTGGCGCGCAAGGCCGAGTACCGCCGGTTCGCGATCCGCGGCATGGCGGGGCAGGGCGACGTCGCGTCCATCTACGAGGTCATCAGCCGCCGTTTCAAGCGCTACCTGGAGGAGCGCGTGGCCGGTGGCGAGCTGGACCCCGAGCCGATCGACCCCGACACCGGCAGGCCCCGCAAGTTCGCCTACCCTCCCAACCTGGTCGTCGTGGACGGTGGCCCCGCGCAGGTGGCCGCCGCGCAGCGCGCGCTCGACGAGCTCGGCGTGGACGACGTCGCGGTGAGCGGCCTCGCCAAGCGTCTTGAGGAGGTCTGGCTCCCCGGCGACGACCAGCCGGTGATCCTGCCGAGGTCCAGCGAGGGTCTTTATCTCCTGCAGAGGGTCCGTGACGAGGCCCACCGCTTCGCCATCGCCTACCATCGGGCCAAGCGCGCCAAGTCGGTGACGGAAAGCGCCCTGGACGACATCCGCGGCCTGGGTGCGGCGCGCAAACAGGCGCTGCTCCGGCACTTCGGATCCGTCAAACGGCTGCGTGACGCCACCGCCGAAGAGATCCAGCAGGTCCCTGGCATCGGCCGCTCCACGGCCGAGACCATCGTCGCGGCGCTGAAGGGGGAGAGCACGTGA